The DNA window aagagaaaggaaccaagtacCACTTGGTTTCGTGGAGGATCGAATGAAGTCAGAAGACATATTCACAAAAAGAAACGAAGCCCACTTGATTTCTCTCCGTGAATTCGATTTTGAATAAAGCAGGGGTTTAGTTCGTGGCCCAGCAGAGTGCCTATGTGCAGTGTTCTTGTTGACGGAAAACttactttagaaaaaaaacagattctATTATAATTTTGCTGGCGCAATTTCTGTTAGTAGTGAATGAAAAGATTTTAACATGTAAATACCATTTAAACAATGAACAGCAACTTAAGTTGATATTTTATTACCTAACCTCGAATTGTAGTTTTGACGGTAGCATATCGGCAAAGTTACCCGAGGGCGACTCAAGTACTTGATTCTTTTCTGTGAATTCGAAAGAGCCCGaagcaaaaaaatcaacatctcaaattgaaatttcgaaCTGAGCACGATTTTTCCCAATCAAGCACTTTTGCCGGGAAATGAAGCATATCTTGGCCCATTCAAATCAACCAATAACTCAGATCGCCTaataatgtggcttggttccattctgctgaatgcagtccaattatttaAGGATAGCATAAGCATGCCATGCTAAAGATTAGTAGGGCCCAACTTAGCAATTCTTGTGAAGGATGATAGCAATCGTGGTCTTCTTACTTTTCCAGGGACAAAACGATCAGCAAGGAAGTGTCTCTTATACAGCGTTGGGAAGCATGAATTCAGATAATCGGTACCATCAAAATGCAGAAGTTACAGGATTGTACCATAACCAGTCTTGTGGCAACAATGCAGTCGTCTCAAATTCCTTCAGCAATAGTTCTTCAGGGGTAGATTATAACTTAGTTTTAAGAAATGAAAACACGGTTAGTAACACGATCAACCAAAATTCAGTTGGTAACACCTCTCATCCAGCAAACCAGTTCAGTGTTGAAGAGCTAGCTCTCAAGTTTTCTGAGTGGTTTTATGGGCTAGTCAATAAAACTGAGTATATCTCCAGTAATCCGTCTGAATCAGACCTAGGACCGCAGCATTTTTGGCAAGATGCTTCAATCCAGATAAGTTTGCACAGTGAATGTGAAGTTTCTTCTCATACAGCAATGAGTGGCGTAGAGGTTtcagaattaattttaaatatcaaaACGCAACATAACCTTTTTTTCAACCCAAATTTAAGTCACGATGGGGTGAGAGGTAAATCTGAACGACATGGAATGGCTGTTATTGTTGCTTGTGGTACTCTTCACAGGGGAGTTGGACAATTTGTAGGCGTTTTTGAACAAATGTTCTATCTTTTAAGGGATCCTTTATGTTCGAATAATTGGAAAATCAAACATTCACAGTTAATACTGAGATCAAGAAATATGAATGCTTTAGAACCCCCTCCCACCTTAAATGATTCCGAGCTAGCGCACAGTTtacaaatgaaagctctaaCTTGATTTTATGtcataaaaacattaataaaagAAGTAAGTCTTCTCAtaagtacattttttctctATCATCTGGTGTCCTTGAGAGGCCTCAAAGCTGTATACCAAAAATGAAGCTCTGCAATATGTAGCAGATATGAAATCTGTGAGTTTTAATCACCTTGATAGTTAATGCCTATCAAAATCCAAGTGCACTCTTTGAAAGAGCAGGATTTCTGACTTTCGGGAATGTCAGAAAAAGGCAGGGAATTCATacaaaatgttagggaattttgcaAACAGCGTTCAGCAGAGGTTAGCACAATTAAAAGGACTAATATGTAAGTGGAAGTTTTGTTCAAGGGTCAGGGAAAATCAAGGAGCGGTACAGTCAGAGAAAGTGCTACCTGATAACTCATTCTTAACATAGGAGAGGTAGCATGAATGGCTGCCTGCCCTGGAGCGATCACAGCTCCATAATTTTTTGCCCATTGAAGGACTATCTTTGCGAGTACTGCATCATGAGTCGCCTGTATCCCCTGTTGTAAGAGTAGCATCAGCCTAAAGCTGAAGACTCGTGGGTTTATTGGGGGAAGGCAATAAATCCGCAAGCGCAACCCATTTTATACTGGGCCtacaaaagaacaaaaaaatctTTCAAGTATGTTTCCTATAGAtctaatttgttaatttttcagtaGATACCTCCTTTGTCCCTTTCTTTCATGATAAACTGTAAGGTGTGGTCCTTTATGAAAACATTCTTAATCTCGATGTGACAACTAATAAATTAATAGTTTTGGACTTGCACTATTTTAAGTATCATGTATTCAAGAGTAAGAGAAACGAGAGCTCCGATAACACTCCAAAAAGGGGCTGGACCTTTTCTGAAGGCCCAGAGGAGGTGtcctttttttatttcgttcCTCTACCTTGTTTTATGTTTTTCCTCACATCAGCTTCAATCTTGTCCCTCCATGTTGtgatctttttctttctttcttttttctgggGTTCAAATCGTTACTTTTCTCATTAAGCGCCACTGAGAGAGTTTTACAATACATCGTATCCACTGGTATGTAATCCCTCTCGCAGCTTATCCCAGCTCTTTGTAATCCCCAACTTCTCTTATCTTGTTCACCCTTTTTATTCCAGGAACCCATTTGGGCGTTTTTATATGAATAACTTGTCATTTATTGCATGAACAATACTTTTATTCTAAAAGTTTTAGTAAGAAGTATTTCTTTGTTTGAATCAACTACTCAAATTTGTTTTGGTAAATTAAACGAAGTTTCAAAGTTAAAATGATAGATTTATTACCtgtcttgaaatttcctgaataATAGAATTTTAAGATAATAATCTTATTTTATTGGAATTTTGTGAAGTGAGTGAAAAGCGTTTATCTTCAtcagaagttttgaaattttctctgatttttctgcACAACTCCATGATTTTGAGATTGGGACAGATATCAATTGAGAATGTTGATTTGTATTTCCTtctaaaatataaagtatgCTTGGCAAAATTGTGGAATATGACaattgaaaatacatgattGTGAAGTTTAGCCATCATATCAGTCATTATCTTTATAAAGTTCCCTGGCTCACTGTAAGTTTTTACTTCCTAGTAGTCtaactaaaagaaaatttttagagaagtTTCACTCAGGAGATATATAAAACTGTCCTGTGAAGACCTGGCTGGTGGTgtaacttaaaaaaaacccaagctACGACTTTGCAGTATCATCGCCATTAgaattgaatatttttgctATATTTCTAAACAGAAATGTACGTTTGTTGTATTGCTTGTATGTGGATTGTCAGCTGGTTGTATTAAGCACCGTGCATTAAAATCAAGgtgggaaaaatcatgattaagaggcttggaagacaaggcgtgtaagtgcagtttttatcatttcgaaaaaatcgagtttaaaGTTCTGAATTTCACTTAGACCTATGGAGTGCTCTgaataccttcaaaatttacaagtgtTTGTCTCGCACCTTCATGAacgtattttgaaattttcagctcagttgagccaaattgaatcagtgagaacgaaaacacaccagcTCGGTAACTCGAAGATGCTCCTTTTTCACTaaggacagacaattttcataaaggtcattgaagttaccgtatctGTTTCAATTTGGACATCttaagtgtccttaagtacttgcttttaggcaccaaaaatctgTGCTTTTAGTGAGGTCCAGTCGTTGTTATGTATCTCACCGGTTGATAAACAAACATAACGAGCTATGGCACACAGCTGAGGCCGCTGGGCGCTAATCTCTAGTTTCGACTttctaaaactgcacttatgtgccttgtcttccaagcccctcgattCATGGCTTCATATGATGTCATGAGCTCATGCTGATGagaaattctctttttttcacgtCTACAACCTTGAGGCTCTTGCTTTCAGTCTAAAAATctgttttgaacttttttaagCTCAGAAACATGTTCGTCCCTAAAATTTACCTAAAAATAGCTCTTTAGAGGACAATTCTTAAAGTATGCAAACTATTTATGCTATTTAAACTATTACTTATTTGTgctatcattttattttagaaaatgcaGATGGTATTCGTACACATTGTAAAATCGCCGTTATCTTGTCaatttgaattcaaataagtTGAATTAGGTCTTGATCACAggtttttttgtcttctttcaaACGAGACATGGATAAGTAGCTTGGTTTTTCAATCACAGCGCTAGTCCAGGTATTTCTAGGACAGCTTATGTGATTGAAAAAACAGACagacagaaaaagaaaagttgagaaaggttacagaaaatttttattcttaagGTCACCATCACCTCCAATGCGCAGAtatattttgaaacttgaaactaTAAAGGTTATAAAAGTCAATTAACAAGTAAAAAACAAAGAACAGACTTATGCATAGTGATATTTCACTCATTCAATGCGCGAAATTAAAGAATTTTACAGAATATAAAATAGACATAACTGACATCTCTCagttacaaaaataaatgtaccttaaatcataatttttcaacaaatacCCTGTTTCAAAGCATTTAAATATGACATCCAGGGGTGGAAGATGGGCATAGTAACATACAAGAATATCCACTCCACCTGGCTACCTGATGGAGATAAGGTTCCAAAACCCAGCTTTTCACAAAATGTCTTCTTTTTGCTATGAATGAAAAAATCTTTTTCCTAGGTTTTCTCAGTcgaaatttgtatttatttatttattttattttttattttaccaagtAGGTAATGTTACAAACAGTGGGAGCTGAAGACCATCTTttataatgatttttttaagattctaaatGTTCTGTAATTCATTGTAAGCAAAGTTCATTTGGTAAtaaattcagaattttcagcttttcaaattgccattttaaaaatttcaaattctactTATTCCGCTCTCTCATCGTTGGGAGGGATAAATTTGAAAGTGAGGAATTGTGATAAAATCATGGCACCATTTTTGTAGCACGCTCTGCATAATTTAACTATTTGACAATTGTATCCCATAATCAAAAACTGATTTGAAACCATcacaaaaaattcgagttacaCACTAATTTCCCAGCCATctttaaaagtataaacaaattaataatcaagagtatttggaTTGGTACAGTTAACATTGAAGTTGCTTTATCTTTCATGCACATGGTTCATAGCAGCTCTTCATGACTAAATCCACGGTCTTTGAGAAAAGTCCAATTTagcaaaatcaaagaaatttcaaggacTTGCAAGAATGTACAGCATTTGTAAAAACCTAACAGGAcgtcttcaaaatttcttttcttccggtgtctttttctttttctctcctgcCTGTTGGTGACCAGGCAAAATATCAAACCTACCAAAAACGCCACTGGGCATTTGGAGTCTCcacaacaaaattttaaagaaactttcGTTCAGAACAGTCATGAATACCTAACCTAACCATAAAAAATTTGGCATATTTGAGGTCTTTCAGGTGCACTTTTGTGATTCCTTAATTTCCAAGGATATTTAAAGATCTGAAAATTCCGCATAGGAATTGTTCAgcttttaaaaactcaaaaaagcaCTGTTCCAAATCAGTAACACTAAGCCATTGAGGGACAATAAAAAGGGCTGCATCAAGAAGAATGAGTAAGTTTCCTTCAATGAACTTAAATTGAAcaacttaaaacttaaaaattacccTACAACAAGTTACCTTGATCCTTAACAACTGGGTTTACTTACatataaaaacaatttttaaacctaagtacttaaaaatgtgatgatatgtttttttttggttgataGATTTTCCACTGTGTAGAAAATTCTATAATATAAATAATAAGGCATCATAGTTTATCAGAAAGAGGGATGAAAGAGACATACATACAAGGTGTCCCAAATCACCTGTGACAGGCATTTTTTTGGTTGTTTCAAGTCGGAGACAGTAAGGATCAAGTAAGAACTTTCCGGAAGGAATCCAAATTTAATGGTTCTTCCCATCTCCGACCTAAAATGACCGATAAAAAGGCTGGTATGGGTATAATACATGTGCACATGTAAATATAATTTACATCAAGATATAACAATGCTGTGTTAGGTgatgatcttttttttttttcattgctttttTAAAACACGGCACAACTAATAATATAAGAGGCAGTCTTCAAAATTCTTTGAATAGAATTCTCATTAAACAGGTCGGCCAACTtttaaagagaggaagaagataaaTCATATTCATTTCTACATTCAGTTTAAATTCTAAAATGAAGACTTCGGATCCACGGATGAAACTAGGAACTGCTTGCAGCTAGAAGGACACCTTGTTAAGGAAGATTTAAGGAGCATAAAAAACGCCCCATCAAGGGGGACTTATGGGAAACTCCTAGGTCCAAAAGAGGACCCCGAAAATTTTCTTGGGCTAAAAGGAAGTCCAGGGGAGCTcccacggaaaattttaaaaaaattgggtagTCTTCAGAGCAATTTTCAAGAACAAATTGatcaagttaaaaattaaaaggtgaAAAATATGTAACACACTTATTTAGCAAAATCTCTTACAATTCTTAGAAGGGGGCAAGTAGATTTCTGAGGGcgtcaaccccctccccctccctagGCCCCATAGTAATTTCGCCCATGATCAGATGTTCTGCCACACTTTAAACGTTGGCAAGCACGCTAGTTACTGAATACAAAGCCCCTTGAACGGATCAACTTCAAAGATATTTTATGCTGAGgataaaaatactttaattATGATGTACAataaatttatgtaaaacaatAATTTTCTATCTTGTGTCACAGAAATGCCACTTCACAAATGATGGCTTTTTAAAATCCTTTAAACCTAAACAGGACATGTACCAAGTCTTAGActaatttgttaatttttcagaaagtaaTGAGGCAAATgatgttatttgtaaaaatagcAGATGCCGACTTCTATTTCAATTGGTGGTTCAATTGGTGGTACTTTTGCTTTTAATTTAAACCTGGAAAAAACATTTCCAAAAGTAGTATTTGTTCAACCCGAAAAACCAAAGGACAATCTATTCAGTAGTAATGACATCAAATAGTTGGGTAAAATCTAGGTAGCTAGTTGAAGTCATgaagacaatttattttttacccaattcaatatttcatcaattttttcctccaaataatCCTCACTATGATTATTATCGATTATTACATTCCAGCTATTCACTGAATCTAAGCCGCATTCTGTCTCTGCATCATCAACTCCTGGAAAAGAATAAAGATGAAAACAAAACTCGGTTAGCATGACTACAcctcattaaaaaaaacaaactgatGCCCAAAGTGCAGAACgacgtatctctattgcggtgtttcaaaattttcttcccaattttatttctaaaaggGACAGatgccaactttatagcttagAATCTATAAAGAATATTTGAGTATTGAAGGATAGAAATCAAGAAATTACGAAGACCTGATTTCCGAAGCAAAATTAAACAAGAGGTATTCAATGTTGCAAACGAGAATAATTGATTTCGCACTTCGGCAATCAATTTGAACCTAACTGATATAATGTTATTCATGGTTGTGGTACCAGTGAATGCATGCTCATGATGAAATGTTATTAACTGATACCGTAAGTTAATTTATAAGTAGTTATTGGTTGAGAATCTtgtaaaagttaatttttatattttcacgaAATGCAATAAAAATCTGACAGTAATCAAACAATCTGTGTCATTCAACAAATAAGCTCTTCTACAAAATCTGTTTTTTCCTttggacagttttttttttttttttttttttttatctggaaTAGATAAATTAAAATAGCAAAGTTACCAGTCTGGCTACTTGAGTCTTCTTCTacactttaataattttaattttttcaatccgAAGTTTGTGAGCATGctaaaaatatttccacttcggTAAATTTTTTAGTCTCTATTTGGTAGATAGACATCAGACAGAAGAGTCGGATTCAACGGAGAGAAGTAAGTAATACTTTTAGGTGCATCAAAAATTCTTCCGAAAAATATTCGTTCTTCGCATATTTTCAAAGCTAATGTTTTGTTTAGAAggagtattattttttttattttattttatttttttttacaaaaaaaaaaaaactcaaaagggTGGTTGATGGAATCAATGTTAGTGCTTATATGATATCTAGAAttcttaaggtgaatccagcgCCACCAGTcgccactgagaatttcactttccttcgacgattactgaaataatattcctcaaattacaaaaagcagatccacaagatatagattattttttgcttgatttttttaagccaaaaatattggcaattagaattacaagcacagagaaagtacggctgaaactttcagcgcAGAGGTggcggccgagcgcgcaaccgaatccctcatgttctgtctcttTCTCTCCCATTGcagcaatgggaattactttccgccgtagttaccTACGACtatatttttgggaattttgagaagatttttttactgagtgttcctcaagtatgttgctatatctcttggatccccaatcttgaataagtgatacggtttttataattttgccAAATATAtgcggctattctgagcagcgcgacgtggtggccaaatcgcgaagttctaagcctggattcaccttaaccatgctcattccctgattttcaggagctcactCCCTAATGAGAAACAAAAGTTTTCTCTCACTTCCTTGGAATTGCTTAGGGGGAAAAATATAATCCTCCAAAGTTTCAGTAAAgaatattgatattttttcaccTTTCAACCTATTCTTCAGTgcacatttaaattttcaatttcaaaagcgTTTCTGATATTTATATCATCTAGTCAATGAAAGATTCTCTATTACTCTGatgatttgaagattcaaaaatgtcatttaaGAGGTCATTAATGCAATTACATGAAGTCTAAGCGGTAGAAGGAGAGATTCCTGGTTTTTTTGGAGCaaaatccctgatttttcctaaaatttttcattccctaaTGAATCCCACTTTTTCCCTGTCCTAGACATCTTAATATACTGACCTACACCTTAATAAATGGTTTAGTGATAATGTTACTGTATTGTTTACCTTGTGTAAAAATCCATCCTCTCTTTTTCCTCACATCAATATCTGCTCTAATGCGAACTGTCAATAAACTATTTCCGTAATGGCTCTGAAACCACTCCAGATCAGTCATCCTCCGTGCATCACTTATGATCCAAACTGGTTTTAAATTTGctggggaaaaaaataagtttgaatACAGTGAATTACAAGggttgaaaggggggggggggaaagggTACAGAGAAGAAACATAGTTTCTATGCCAAACTTCCACTTTAGAAAGAGTAGGATCCAATGGCTACATTTAAGAGGATGGTAACAGATGGTTCTATTTTAGAAAATGGTTTTGATGgctaaaatggaaaaatacataTCTCCAAATGTGACCTGGCGAAACTCCtgtcagattttatttttcaaggggggtcaaagttggattttgaaatttcgaccaTAAACTCTCTTTAAAGGATCGAAGAATCAGTTATGAAAGGTTTAGATTGTTTTAAGTCAACAAAGGGAGCAAAGTTAAGTACATTATTATCCTATGAATTTGAccctttaaggtgattctatgtgatATAGGGACGAGATCCACCACCACATTGACCTGCTTCAAGGTTTGTGTCTTTTAGAAGTAATAATTATTgtaatgtaaaaataatgtaagaAACTGATCCATGACAAGTAGCAGCATTAAAACTGAGTAGAAGGACATTAAATTACTGAGGgttcattgaaaatttgtatCAAAAACTACCATAATAGCCATCGCTCATTGACTCAATGTGTGAGAGAGAGTTACTATTAGACTATTATTTCTTATTAATTCCATTATTTCTCATGAAGAAATAGCATTTCCAtgaccaaagtgtgaaaccacatatctcctatttcattttttcaaagacaaACGAGCAAACTATATAGATTGAAATtcaaacagaatattctgctaccagagaggaaaaattaaggaagttttcaagaaattatgcagactagtttttcaaagaaaaaataaagtaagataggaagtctgcaacggcagaaatggagatacatggtgTCACACTTCAATTTAAAGATGACTATGGTAAAAATGTGCTTAAGAAGATGGAATTGATTTTTGTATACTAACCATTAGTCATTTTGATGGCTGCTTGACAGAAATAACCCGGGTCTTCTAGCCTTTTTTCTTCTCCCCATTTGATCATGTTTTTTCTATAAGTTTCCTTGTATTCACTGGTGCCCATCAGCTCAGCCAAACTGAGACCTTCCTTCTCTGCCCAGTGACTTTTGATGGGAGCGGATAATCTGATGATAACGGCATGCTCAGCACCCAATCTAGGcaacaaaaaaagaagcaatAGAGGGAGGTATTGATCGGAAATAGGAACTTGTAAGAACTTACATTAAGGAGACCTTAAGGGCTCCCCTTGGGACTTAAGTTAAGTGACTAAGGAGAT is part of the Bemisia tabaci chromosome 1, PGI_BMITA_v3 genome and encodes:
- the LOC109041162 gene encoding uncharacterized protein C3orf38 homolog, yielding MLTEKEALYVTEFLTALPEHSVQSVAHTVSGGMLDPENKGAAIKIIIQHSENPEKILSRKLISKQYLFSYLHWRNVSVSQSLNKNALVQKILTLWQDTPYQSRAPMPENYQASYTQNGSSQALSGQNDQQGSVSYTALGSMNSDNRYHQNAEVTGLYHNQSCGNNAVVSNSFSNSSSGVDYNLVLRNENTVSNTINQNSVGNTSHPANQFSVEELALKFSEWFYGLVNKTEYISSNPSESDLGPQHFWQDASIQISLHSECEVSSHTAMSGVEVSELILNIKTQHNLFFNPNLSHDGVRGKSERHGMAVIVACGTLHRGVGQFVGVFEQMFYLLRDPLCSNNWKIKHSQLILRSRNMNALEPPPTLNDSELAHSLQMKALT
- the Pmvk gene encoding phosphomevalonate kinase — protein: MDCPKCVVLFSGKRKSGKDFVAERVFNRLGAEHAVIIRLSAPIKSHWAEKEGLSLAELMGTSEYKETYRKNMIKWGEEKRLEDPGYFCQAAIKMTNANLKPVWIISDARRMTDLEWFQSHYGNSLLTVRIRADIDVRKKRGWIFTQGVDDAETECGLDSVNSWNVIIDNNHSEDYLEEKIDEILNWVKNKLSS